The following coding sequences are from one Virgibacillus necropolis window:
- a CDS encoding HAD family hydrolase, translating to MDSIIFDLDGTLWDSIDTVLIAWNEEVIKQNKQIKKEITKEDLIGIMGLQSKEIGQKLFPDLEEDVREKVLNHCNEVECQYLSEQGGSLYENVEDVLIALSQKYKLFIVSNCQNGYIEAFYNYHKLEKYFLDYENPGRTGLSKGENIKLIIERNNLSKPVYVGDTEGDLKASKYAKIPFVYAKYGFGQVNEYDYVIEKFDDLLNVF from the coding sequence ATGGATAGTATTATTTTTGATCTAGATGGAACGTTATGGGACTCCATAGACACGGTGTTAATAGCGTGGAATGAAGAAGTAATTAAACAAAATAAACAAATAAAAAAAGAAATAACTAAGGAAGACCTTATAGGTATAATGGGGCTCCAAAGTAAGGAAATAGGTCAAAAGCTGTTTCCTGATTTAGAAGAGGATGTACGGGAAAAAGTATTAAACCATTGCAATGAGGTTGAATGCCAATATTTAAGTGAGCAAGGTGGTTCTTTGTATGAAAATGTGGAAGATGTTCTTATAGCCTTATCACAAAAATATAAGCTGTTTATAGTTAGTAATTGTCAGAATGGATATATCGAGGCCTTTTATAACTATCATAAATTAGAAAAATACTTCTTAGATTATGAGAACCCTGGTAGAACTGGACTCTCAAAAGGAGAGAATATTAAATTAATCATAGAAAGAAATAATCTATCAAAACCTGTTTATGTTGGAGACACGGAAGGTGACTTAAAGGCATCCAAATATGCTAAAATACCATTTGTTTATGCAAAATATGGATTTGGACAAGTAAATGAATATGATTATGTTATTGAGAAATTTGATGACCTTTTAAATGTTTTTTAA
- a CDS encoding gamma-glutamyl-gamma-aminobutyrate hydrolase family protein, which produces MMQPIKPVIGITSSIVNHDGIPSVNLHEKYIRSVTKAGGIPIVIPTGTEDMPEVWTSICNGIILSSGEDIDPHSYQANPEPRIQKTNEKRDLIEMGLVKNALNQKKPIFAICRGITMQNVALGGTVIQDIETNNPNAIKHFQQAARPNPTHEIQIGDDSQLFQILKSSTFRVNSMHHQAIDKLAPGLKIVAVAPDGIIEAVEGVDKSSLWLAIQWHPEEMASEDPAMQGLFKAFIDKCTLAKEKSF; this is translated from the coding sequence ATGATGCAGCCAATCAAACCTGTAATCGGAATAACCAGTTCTATTGTCAACCACGACGGCATTCCAAGTGTTAATCTGCACGAAAAATATATTCGTTCAGTGACAAAAGCAGGGGGGATCCCAATCGTAATTCCAACTGGTACGGAAGATATGCCAGAAGTATGGACTTCCATCTGCAACGGAATTATTTTAAGTAGTGGAGAAGATATCGATCCTCATTCATATCAAGCAAATCCTGAACCCCGAATACAAAAAACGAATGAAAAACGTGACTTAATAGAAATGGGACTTGTAAAGAATGCCTTGAATCAGAAAAAACCAATCTTTGCCATTTGTAGAGGAATCACCATGCAAAATGTTGCGTTAGGAGGAACGGTTATACAGGACATTGAAACCAATAACCCTAATGCTATTAAGCATTTTCAGCAGGCTGCAAGACCCAATCCCACCCATGAAATTCAGATTGGGGATGATAGTCAGTTATTTCAAATTCTAAAAAGTTCAACATTCCGAGTTAACAGCATGCATCACCAAGCTATTGACAAGCTTGCGCCTGGTCTTAAAATTGTAGCAGTTGCACCAGATGGTATAATTGAAGCAGTTGAGGGAGTCGACAAATCTTCGCTGTGGTTGGCAATTCAATGGCATCCTGAGGAGATGGCCAGCGAGGATCCAGCTATGCAAGGATTATTTAAAGCGTTTATCGATAAATGCACATTAGCTAAAGAAAAAAGCTTTTAG
- a CDS encoding metal-dependent hydrolase produces MNGTAHAAIGAATGFIVANTFHTTPSTTLFLVGLGSISGLIPDLDIDGELRGKITLSHKMIQKVAQLIGILLIFYSFYEGANNEQFIGIGIGLGMIVISSLIKQKHMLTITGVGILAGGFSLQEIWLMLLGIYILLASFVSHRSYTHSIVGVIFFGIIASKLEASLGIEGIYYTCLAGYISHLIADSKLLPFNKRGVKLFLPVSSKEL; encoded by the coding sequence GTGAATGGTACAGCACATGCAGCAATAGGAGCAGCAACAGGATTTATCGTTGCGAACACGTTTCATACCACCCCTTCTACGACCCTATTTTTAGTTGGATTAGGAAGTATTTCAGGATTAATCCCCGACCTGGATATTGACGGAGAGCTTCGTGGAAAAATTACCTTATCACATAAAATGATTCAGAAAGTTGCTCAGTTGATTGGGATTCTGTTGATCTTTTATAGTTTTTATGAAGGGGCGAATAACGAGCAATTCATTGGTATAGGAATCGGATTGGGGATGATTGTCATATCGTCATTGATTAAACAAAAGCATATGTTAACCATCACAGGAGTCGGTATATTAGCGGGAGGCTTCTCTCTACAAGAAATTTGGTTGATGTTACTCGGGATTTATATATTACTTGCATCTTTTGTTTCTCACCGCAGCTACACGCATTCGATAGTAGGGGTTATTTTCTTCGGAATCATCGCTTCCAAATTAGAAGCATCTCTCGGAATAGAAGGAATTTATTACACCTGCCTCGCAGGATACATCAGTCATTTAATTGCGGATAGTAAACTGCTGCCGTTTAATAAACGAGGAGTTAAGCTGTTTTTACCAGTTTCATCAAAAGAACTATAA
- a CDS encoding VOC family protein, whose amino-acid sequence MEIKSVVIHTRSLIQIKNFYLETLGFSLIKEDENSFRIAVGTSELEFTTKDVEGNPYYHFAFNIPANKFEEAKSWTKERVRLAVEGGEDEADFDHLPAHALYFYDPAGNIVEFISRHSTSEDRMDPFSIKSILNISEISLTVDDAINVGEKLNNIGVTERDNNAISPKLLNFMGEKANGIFILLIQPGRRWIFSDKISAIYPIEIELTNNNKIILDPENELYII is encoded by the coding sequence ATGGAAATTAAATCGGTTGTTATACACACGAGAAGTCTAATACAAATAAAAAATTTTTACCTTGAGACGCTAGGTTTTTCTTTAATTAAAGAGGATGAAAATAGCTTTCGAATTGCCGTCGGTACAAGTGAATTGGAGTTTACAACAAAAGATGTAGAGGGAAATCCTTATTATCACTTTGCTTTTAATATTCCAGCTAACAAATTTGAAGAAGCAAAATCATGGACAAAAGAAAGGGTAAGACTAGCTGTTGAAGGTGGGGAAGACGAAGCGGACTTTGACCATTTACCTGCCCACGCTCTTTATTTCTATGATCCTGCTGGTAATATAGTAGAGTTTATTTCAAGACATTCAACTTCTGAAGATAGGATGGATCCTTTTTCGATTAAAAGTATTTTAAACATTAGTGAAATAAGTTTAACCGTAGATGATGCTATAAATGTCGGAGAAAAACTTAATAATATTGGTGTGACTGAGCGCGACAATAATGCAATAAGCCCAAAGTTGCTCAATTTTATGGGGGAAAAGGCCAATGGGATATTCATTTTATTGATTCAACCAGGGAGAAGATGGATATTTTCTGATAAAATATCTGCCATATATCCAATTGAAATTGAATTAACAAATAACAATAAAATAATACTTGATCCAGAAAACGAACTATATATAATCTAG
- a CDS encoding sodium:solute symporter family protein: protein MKIESDLSLLWYVIAYGIVMVILGIYYSKKISKSEDYILAGKSLGTLVLTGTLLATWVGSGSITGGQTSMAYSYGLIPALLLTFPTVIGIIILYFISPKIRSLGKYTVSEILEEKYGTYARLLAGVIIILAYVGIVSYQMKGVGFILNLTTGISVEWGTIIGSALIIFLATIGGLRSVAPTDAISVGIMVIGLLVALPFMFVIAGGWDEITANVPATHLTFTGSLTNIQLLGYLLPPLFLLLGDQNMYQRLAASKGDKNSKKAQIGWIIGILIITPVIVLIAFASSSMFKNIEPGMALIVSTLALPNIVGGLLLAAATAFIITTGNSFLLSGATNVTYDIVNKYFKKDATDKQLLGMTKLFVIVLGILSFVLIRFFPTILSVQMYAYTIYGAGLTPALLGVFLWKRVNKAGGLSSMMMGVLTTLLWELVLSKPYDINSSVIAVPVAIIVLIVVTLTTSNKQPQRT from the coding sequence GTGAAAATTGAGTCAGACCTATCATTGCTGTGGTATGTAATTGCATATGGCATTGTAATGGTTATTTTGGGTATCTATTACTCCAAAAAGATCTCAAAAAGTGAAGATTATATTTTAGCAGGGAAAAGTCTAGGCACACTTGTGCTTACGGGAACATTACTAGCTACTTGGGTAGGAAGTGGAAGTATTACTGGTGGTCAAACGTCTATGGCCTATAGCTATGGGTTAATCCCGGCATTACTATTAACCTTTCCTACTGTTATCGGGATAATCATATTATATTTCATTTCTCCAAAAATACGAAGCTTAGGTAAATATACCGTATCCGAAATATTAGAAGAGAAATACGGAACTTATGCAAGACTGCTAGCCGGGGTTATTATTATTCTTGCTTACGTGGGTATTGTCTCTTATCAAATGAAAGGTGTAGGGTTCATATTGAATCTCACTACCGGAATTTCCGTTGAATGGGGGACTATTATTGGTTCTGCTTTGATTATTTTCCTAGCGACAATCGGTGGTCTTCGATCAGTGGCACCGACTGACGCAATTAGTGTCGGAATTATGGTCATCGGACTGCTGGTTGCACTGCCTTTTATGTTTGTAATTGCAGGAGGATGGGATGAAATAACAGCCAATGTCCCAGCAACCCATTTAACATTTACCGGATCCCTTACCAACATCCAGTTGCTTGGCTATTTGTTGCCTCCCCTATTTTTATTATTGGGTGATCAAAATATGTACCAGCGATTGGCAGCTTCCAAAGGTGACAAAAATTCAAAAAAGGCGCAAATTGGATGGATTATTGGAATTTTGATCATAACACCAGTTATCGTGTTGATTGCTTTTGCTTCAAGTTCCATGTTTAAAAATATCGAACCAGGGATGGCTCTGATTGTATCAACACTAGCTTTACCAAATATTGTTGGTGGCCTCCTGTTAGCTGCGGCAACTGCATTTATCATTACCACAGGAAACTCCTTCTTATTATCTGGAGCGACCAATGTTACGTATGATATTGTCAATAAATATTTCAAAAAAGACGCTACGGACAAACAGTTATTAGGAATGACTAAACTATTTGTTATCGTACTTGGTATTTTATCTTTTGTTTTAATTCGCTTTTTCCCTACCATACTATCTGTTCAAATGTATGCCTACACGATATATGGGGCTGGTCTCACACCAGCATTATTAGGTGTATTTCTATGGAAAAGAGTCAATAAAGCTGGCGGTCTATCCTCTATGATGATGGGTGTGCTGACTACATTACTGTGGGAACTTGTTTTAAGTAAACCATACGATATAAACAGCTCCGTAATTGCTGTTCCAGTAGCAATCATTGTTCTAATTGTTGTTACACTGACAACATCTAATAAGCAGCCGCAAAGAACATAA
- a CDS encoding GNAT family N-acetyltransferase: MIHNLKSERVILREIEEKDWIDVHKYGSQERVCQYQPWGPNSEKESEAFVKQILIDAKQKLRSRFVFAIILKENGEMIGAGEFNIRDYTKKVGEIAYIVNPKYWGMGIATEVAKLLIIYGFNELNLHRIFATCDPRNIGSLKVLEKVGMTKEGRIREDLLIRDGWRDSLLYSILEQEWEGNK; the protein is encoded by the coding sequence ATGATTCATAATCTAAAAAGTGAAAGAGTTATTCTTCGAGAGATTGAAGAAAAAGATTGGATAGATGTTCACAAATATGGTTCACAAGAAAGGGTTTGTCAATATCAGCCTTGGGGGCCAAACTCTGAGAAAGAATCTGAAGCTTTTGTGAAACAAATTCTTATAGATGCTAAACAGAAACTGAGGAGTCGATTTGTCTTTGCCATAATATTAAAGGAAAATGGGGAAATGATTGGTGCAGGTGAGTTTAATATCCGGGACTATACCAAAAAAGTCGGTGAAATAGCATACATAGTTAACCCAAAATATTGGGGAATGGGAATTGCAACAGAAGTGGCAAAACTGTTAATCATATATGGCTTTAATGAATTAAATCTACACCGTATTTTTGCGACTTGTGACCCAAGAAATATTGGTTCATTAAAGGTTTTAGAAAAAGTAGGAATGACTAAGGAAGGTAGAATACGTGAGGATTTATTGATAAGAGACGGCTGGCGAGATTCCCTTTTATATAGCATTTTAGAACAAGAATGGGAAGGAAATAAATAA
- a CDS encoding esterase-like activity of phytase family protein has protein sequence MKKLAKTLAAGTIAISLSGFTFDAVSADQYASVPELKTEISKDEFNEKKHWKKDDAHSVDGLRLIGSETVPNDLTYKGTSVGGLSGLSYNPKGNKWILISDDRSAIDPARFYTAKLNYNHRDFQSVHVIGVTPLKQADGTFFPDSNNYNSEKNSNVPDFESIRFDPVNKTIWYTSEGDRSLGLNPLILQAQLDGSYLSRLPLTDTAKMDDQSNKGFRNNLALEGTTFSADGLTLWTAMEGPLIQDDQVPTLETGSLSRITQYNRNGNVLNEFAYTIDPIPAEPGEGMAADNGVSEILSINDNRFLVLERSAVQADDGSYSNYIRIYKIDVRGATDISEIESLKSKDITPVKKELVLNLNSLGLDKLDNIEGMSWGKELPNGNDSLVLVSDNNFNDSQVTQFIAFEVLPERE, from the coding sequence ATGAAAAAGTTAGCTAAAACGTTAGCCGCGGGTACGATTGCAATTTCTTTATCTGGATTCACTTTTGACGCCGTTTCGGCTGACCAGTATGCAAGTGTGCCTGAGTTAAAAACAGAAATAAGCAAAGACGAATTCAATGAAAAGAAACATTGGAAAAAGGACGATGCTCATTCGGTTGATGGTTTGAGATTAATAGGTTCGGAAACTGTTCCAAACGATCTGACATACAAAGGTACGTCTGTCGGCGGTCTTTCTGGTCTGTCATATAATCCTAAAGGAAATAAATGGATTCTAATCAGTGATGACCGATCCGCTATTGATCCCGCCCGTTTTTATACGGCAAAACTAAACTACAATCACAGGGATTTCCAATCTGTACATGTTATTGGTGTAACCCCACTAAAACAAGCTGACGGAACTTTTTTTCCAGACAGTAATAATTATAATTCCGAAAAGAATAGTAATGTACCAGATTTTGAATCTATTCGTTTCGACCCAGTGAACAAAACTATTTGGTATACCAGCGAGGGAGATCGTTCACTTGGTTTAAACCCCTTAATCCTTCAGGCACAATTAGATGGAAGTTATTTATCAAGATTGCCTTTAACTGACACAGCTAAAATGGACGACCAATCCAATAAAGGTTTTCGAAATAATCTTGCCCTGGAAGGAACCACCTTTTCTGCGGATGGTTTAACACTTTGGACGGCTATGGAAGGCCCACTTATACAGGATGATCAAGTACCAACCTTAGAGACCGGCTCACTATCACGAATAACTCAATACAATCGGAATGGTAACGTATTGAATGAATTTGCTTATACGATAGATCCCATTCCAGCTGAACCCGGTGAAGGCATGGCTGCCGATAATGGAGTCTCAGAGATCCTTTCCATTAATGATAACAGGTTTTTAGTCCTTGAGCGTTCAGCTGTACAAGCTGATGATGGAAGCTATAGTAATTATATTCGCATTTACAAAATAGATGTGCGTGGAGCCACTGATATTAGTGAAATAGAATCGCTAAAGAGTAAAGATATTACACCAGTGAAAAAGGAACTAGTACTTAACCTGAATTCTCTCGGATTGGATAAGCTTGATAATATTGAGGGGATGTCATGGGGAAAAGAGCTTCCGAATGGTAATGACAGCCTGGTATTGGTTTCAGATAATAATTTCAATGACAGCCAAGTAACACAATTCATTGCATTCGAAGTATTACCTGAGAGAGAATAA
- a CDS encoding M24 family metallopeptidase yields MNLKLIFIQFVCQNEGSDFLKTNKHITKVREWMRGNDVDAVIVTNPANQFYLSGFKALIYSRPILLIIEGKDTAFIIPGLEEKHARADAEVDKLYVYHEYPEGVKGAEDPTELLKNHLAAKHSKGSKIAFDLAYASAALTESIRATGFELVDATEQISKMRYIKDQYEIELMEEAGRLVGLAVEATLRAAAPGVTELEVDAKGNAVLFSETVKKHPNATLDLTVMTPSGNVRTVMPHVFSNTRKLQEGDVVIHSRQVGFNGYRAELERTFIVGEASDIQRKAFEAARKAQEAALEVIKPGIAAKEVDLVARKVLEREGFAKYAIHRVGHAIGVFSHEEPYLRFDSSLQLEEGMVFCIEPGIYIPEVGGFRHSDTVIITADGYRFITDFPRDLESLTKY; encoded by the coding sequence ATGAACTTAAAATTAATATTTATCCAATTTGTTTGCCAGAATGAGGGAAGTGATTTTTTGAAAACAAACAAGCATATTACAAAAGTAAGGGAATGGATGCGGGGTAATGATGTTGATGCAGTGATCGTTACGAATCCTGCTAATCAATTTTATTTAAGTGGTTTTAAGGCGTTAATCTATTCCCGGCCAATTTTGTTAATAATTGAGGGAAAAGATACAGCATTTATTATTCCAGGGCTAGAGGAAAAACATGCTCGAGCTGACGCAGAAGTTGATAAGCTTTATGTGTATCATGAATATCCTGAAGGGGTTAAAGGAGCTGAGGATCCCACTGAACTGTTAAAAAACCATTTAGCAGCGAAGCATTCAAAAGGTTCTAAAATTGCATTTGATTTAGCGTATGCCTCTGCAGCTTTGACCGAATCTATAAGAGCAACAGGCTTTGAGTTGGTGGATGCTACTGAGCAAATTAGCAAAATGCGCTATATCAAGGATCAATATGAAATAGAATTAATGGAAGAAGCGGGTAGGCTTGTAGGTTTAGCTGTAGAAGCAACATTGCGTGCAGCCGCACCAGGGGTGACAGAACTTGAAGTTGATGCAAAGGGGAATGCTGTGTTATTTTCAGAAACAGTTAAAAAGCATCCTAACGCAACACTAGACTTGACAGTCATGACACCTTCAGGGAATGTGCGCACTGTCATGCCGCATGTGTTTTCGAATACACGAAAACTACAAGAAGGTGATGTGGTGATCCACAGTCGGCAGGTAGGGTTTAATGGTTATCGAGCAGAATTAGAGCGGACATTTATTGTCGGAGAGGCCAGTGACATTCAACGAAAAGCGTTTGAAGCAGCTAGAAAGGCACAGGAGGCTGCGCTTGAAGTAATAAAACCAGGTATAGCTGCCAAGGAGGTTGATTTGGTTGCACGAAAAGTATTGGAACGAGAAGGATTTGCGAAATATGCTATTCATCGTGTAGGGCATGCAATTGGCGTATTTTCGCATGAAGAGCCTTATTTGCGTTTTGATAGTTCACTGCAACTTGAAGAAGGAATGGTTTTTTGTATAGAGCCAGGAATTTATATACCTGAAGTAGGAGGGTTCCGTCATTCCGATACAGTCATAATAACTGCCGATGGATATCGCTTCATAACGGATTTTCCGCGTGATTTAGAAAGTTTAACGAAATATTAG